From the Hallerella porci genome, one window contains:
- the nudC gene encoding NAD(+) diphosphatase, producing MMYEIAPQVMHIEFRVQSAKNSDYVIYTKRNLVLLKKNADDYEIPKVADAEAIMPGISKTFHYLFSIDEVAYFSSDGNFAAGNENFELIKDRIFRKMQNLPIAFGGAVASHISRWEQSNRFCGHCGEPMTRKADERAFVCKECGNTVYGKICPVVITSVTWNDKLLMAHNLDNPDPKPYLISGFVEMGESLEQAAAREVKEETGISIKNIRYIGSEPWPFSNSLIAGFTAELDGSPEITMQQSELSEAKWVERSEIGEYTGRLSISGTMIKRFKEGTL from the coding sequence ATGATGTATGAAATTGCTCCGCAGGTAATGCACATTGAATTTCGTGTGCAGTCTGCAAAAAATTCGGATTATGTAATTTACACAAAACGGAATTTAGTCTTGCTCAAAAAAAATGCAGACGATTATGAAATTCCCAAAGTTGCAGATGCCGAAGCGATTATGCCCGGTATTTCTAAAACATTTCATTATTTATTTTCAATCGATGAAGTTGCGTATTTTTCTTCCGATGGAAATTTCGCTGCGGGAAATGAAAATTTTGAATTGATAAAAGATCGCATCTTTCGGAAAATGCAAAATTTGCCGATTGCATTTGGCGGCGCAGTCGCTTCGCACATTTCGCGTTGGGAACAATCCAATCGTTTCTGCGGTCATTGCGGTGAACCGATGACGCGCAAAGCAGACGAAAGAGCGTTTGTATGTAAAGAATGCGGCAACACCGTTTACGGAAAAATTTGCCCCGTCGTCATCACTTCGGTTACATGGAATGACAAACTTTTGATGGCGCACAATTTGGATAATCCAGATCCGAAACCGTATTTGATTTCGGGATTTGTTGAAATGGGCGAATCTTTAGAACAAGCTGCCGCTCGCGAAGTCAAAGAAGAAACGGGAATTTCCATTAAAAATATTCGTTATATCGGAAGTGAACCGTGGCCGTTTTCCAATTCGCTCATCGCTGGCTTTACCGCTGAATTAGATGGCTCTCCAGAAATTACGATGCAGCAATCGGAACTTTCCGAAGCCAAATGGGTGGAACGTTCTGAAATCGGCGAATACACAGGACGCTTAAGCATTTCGGGCACGATGATTAAACGCTTCAAGGAAGGCACTCTTTGA